The following coding sequences are from one Capsicum annuum cultivar UCD-10X-F1 chromosome 3, UCD10Xv1.1, whole genome shotgun sequence window:
- the LOC107862385 gene encoding probable inactive poly [ADP-ribose] polymerase SRO5 gives MDNFVKPQFFSFLREGAAVHHKIMAQPGFENRFAESTSSSNDEVQDAEVSDSESSIVGSKDQEKSSTGLMRIDESDKVYGIICNKFLSGLGCFGSSTQITAIHKETCSSFTKQAKLQSFIIYSKAVEKKCGGNANVKYAWYGASKDEIDNIFSYGFSHPSNNGDYSEAICLSPDDNSLDCLRIAVPDKNGIRHLLLCRVILGRSEVVHPGSGQCHPSSEEFDTGVDNLLSPRKYIVWTTHMNSYVFPEFVVSFSLTSHVKDSQRNGVRMENPKSPWITFPALIAALSKFLPPQTVKLITKYHRDHKGRKISRRDLIQQVRKLAGDELLTAIIKSCKNKQSKGSAGNSSTTSSINFEQRDGRCCACQKSC, from the exons ATGGACAACTTTGTTAAGCCTCAGTTCTTCTCTTTTCTTCGTGAGGGAGCAGCAGTTCATCACAAAATTATGGCTCAGCCGGGATTTGAAAATCGATTCGCAGAATCTACGAGCTCAAGCAATGATGAAGTTCAAGATGCGGAAGTTTCAGATTCAGAGAGTTCAATTGTTGGCTCGAAAGATCAAGAGAAAAGTAGTACTGGTTTGATGAGAATTGATGAAAGTGATAAGGTATACGGGATTATATGCAACAAGTTTTTATCGGGTTTGGGTTGTTTTGGATCATCAACGCAGATTACGGCAATTCATAAGGAGACTTGTTCTAGCTTCACCAAGCAAGCGAAGCTTCAATCGTTCATAATTTACTCGAAAGCTGTGGAGAAAAAGTGTGGAGGAAATGCCAATGTGAAGTACGCGTGGTATGGAGCTTCGAAGGATGAAATTGACAACATATTCTCGTATGGTTTTTCTCATCCATCGAACAATGGAGATTATTCTGAAGCTATATGCCTTTCTCCGGATGACAATTCACTCGATTG tctGCGAATTGCTGTTCCTGATAAAAATGGGATAAGGCATCTATTGCTTTGTCGTGTGATATTGGGAAGAAGTGAAGTTGTTCATCCTGGATCAGGACAGTGCCATCCGAGTTCCGAGGAATTTGATACAGGGGTTGATAATTTACTTTCTCCTAGAAAGTATATTGTGTGGACTACTCACATGAATAGTTATGTTTTCCCGGAGTTCGTGGTCAGTTTCAGTCTCACCTCACACGTCAAAG ATTCTCAAAGGAATGGAGTTCGTATGGAGAATCCAAAATCACCCTGGATTACATTTCCTGCACTGATTGCTGCCCTGTCGAAATTCTTGCCTCCTCAGACGGTCAAGTTGATTACAAAATATCATAGGGATCATAAG GGGAGAAAGATCTCAAGGCGCGACTTGATTCAGCAAGTGAGAAAACTAGCGGGAGATGAGTTGTTAACTGCAATCATCAAGTCCTGCAAGAATAAG CAAAGCAAAGGATCAGCTGGAAACTCATCCACCACAAGCTCAATTAACTTTGAACAACGAGATGGAAGATGCTGCGCTTGCCAGAAGAGTTGTTGA
- the LOC107862384 gene encoding DEAD-box ATP-dependent RNA helicase 51, with protein MLSAMVEVEENPNIVVAEEESIKKKRKRKRDKRNKMVVEKETKKEKENEDEEDERQEDDEEQKKLDDELKAEIKKEMKSGLGIMSAELFSSVEISEPTMKAIKDMGFEYMTQIQARAIPPLLEGKDVLGAARTGSGKTLAFLIPAVELLFHVHFTPRNGTGVVVICPTRELAIQTHAVAKDLLKYHSQTLGLVIGGSARRAEAERIAKGANLLVCTPGRLLDHLRNTKGFIYKNLKCLVIDEADRILEANFEEDMQQILKLLPKEGRQTALFSATQTKKVEDLARLSLTAPIYIDVDDGRRRVTNEGLQQGYCVVPSARRFILLYSFLKRNLSKKIMVFFSSCNSVKFHSELLRYIKIECYDIHGKQKQQKRTSTFFDFCDAKKGILLCTDVAARGLDIPAVDWIVQFDPPDEPKEYIHRVGRTARGEGAKGNALLFLIPEELQFLKYLKAAKVPVKEYEFDQKKLANVQSLLEKLVANNYYLNQSAKEAYRSYLLSYNSHSMKEIFNVHRLDLQAVASSFCFSNPPKVHLNIDSNASKFRQKKRKVEGSRNGFSEKNPYGKKGGDDMKQFVRY; from the exons ATGTTGTCAGCCATGGTTGAGGttgaagaaaaccctaatatAGTAGTCGCAGAAGAAGAGTCAATTAAGAAGAAGAGAAAGCGAAAGAGAGACAAGAGGAACAAAATGGTTGTGGAAAAGGAGACTAAGAAGGAGAAAGAGAACGAGGACGAAGAAGACGAGAGGCAAGAGGATGATGAAGAACAGAAGAAATTGGATGATGAACTGAAGGCGGAGattaagaaagagatgaagagtGGATTAGGTATTATGAGTGCGGAGTTGTTTTCCTCTGTTGAAATTTCTGAACCCACCATGAAGGCAATCAAGGATATGGGATTTGAGTACATGACTCAG ATCCAAGCCAGGGCGATTCCTCCTCTTCTGGAAGGCAAGGATGTTCTCGGAGCTGCAAGAACTGGTTCCGGTAAAACATTAGCATTTTTGATTCCAGCTGTGGAGTTATTATTTCACGTCCACTTTACACCTCGTAATGGAACTGGGGTGGTTGTTATTTGCCCAACAAGAGAACTGGCTATACAG ACGCATGCTGTGGCAAAGGATCTTCTCAAGTATCACTCACAGACTCTCGGGTTGGTTATTGGTGGTTCAGCAAGAAGAGCAGAGGCAGAACGTATTGCAAAAGGGGCTAATCTCTTAGTATGCACCCCTGGCCGACTTCTTGATCATCTTAGAAATACCAAGGGTTTCATTTATAAGAACCTTAAG TGTCTTGTGATTGATGAAGCTGATAGGATTTTGGAAGCAAACTTTGAGGAAGACATGCAGCAAATCCTCAAACTTCTACCAAAGGAG GGGAGGCAGACTGCTCTCTTTTCGGCCACACAGACAAAAAAG GTTGAAGACCTTGCACGCTTATCTTTGACAGCTCCTATCTACATTGATGTGGACGATGGGAGGAGGAGG GTCACGAACGAAGGGCTACAACAAGGATACTGCGTTGTCCCAAGTGCCAGGAGATTTATTCTCCTTTATTCATTCTTGAAGAGGAACCTGTCAAAGAAAATAATGGTTTTCTTCTCATCTTGCAACTCTGTCAAGTTCCATTCTGAACTTCTTCGCTATATCAAGATTGAATGCTATGATATTCACGGGAAGCAAAAGCAACAAAAACGAACATCTACCTTTTTTGATTTTTGCGATGCAAAGAAGGGCATCCTGTTGTGTACGGATGTCGCCGCACGTGGTCTGGATATTCCTGCTGTG GACTGGATTGTGCAGTTTGATCCCCCTGATGAACCCAAG GAATACATACACAGAGTTGGTCGAACAGCACGTGGTGAAGGTGCTAAAGGAAATGCCTTACTCTTCTTGATTCCAGAGGAGTTGCAGTTTCTCAAGTACCTGAAG GCGGCAAAAGTGCCTGTAAAAGAGTATGAATTTGATCAAAAGAAGCTGGCCAATGTTCAGTCACTCCTG GAAAAATTGGTCGCAAACAACTATTACTTGAACCAGTCAGCTAAGGAGGCATATAGGTCCTATTTACTATCATATAATTCTCATTCCATGAAGGAAATATTCAATGTTCACCGACTCGATCTGCAG GCTGTAgcttcttccttttgtttttcTAATCCTCCAAAAGTACACCTTAACATAGATAGCAATGCATCCAAGTTCAGGCAGAAAAAGCGTAAAGTTGAAGGAAGCCGAAATGGGTTCAGTGAGAAAAATCCCTATGGAAAGAAAGGAGGTGACGATATGAAGCAGTTTGTAAGATATTAG